From the genome of Biomphalaria glabrata chromosome 1, xgBioGlab47.1, whole genome shotgun sequence, one region includes:
- the LOC106073373 gene encoding chondroitin sulfate synthase 2-like, producing MRLTRLSRKTIRYLRKRKTFLRVFMAGFLLGTIVTCFFDYYEPDECKKLLANISEEKNTENFEPYVLQYVNHTSAEPFLKKRNRPIFAATELNIREKLFIAVLSSEQSLNTLGVAINKSIGHYKAKVAFFVDRKSSIVPNGMLLVNFNDGYKQYLPFNTLKYMIKEFGSWYDYYMLLSDRGYIRAENVFNFVSHISVSKQVYLGSPTIKDGNTILCALEGGILLSQSFLDQINSSLKWCIANSNSTDESVNLGRCLFHALRKDCQNSTYSKLYASYHLQSFNFTKDIDSLAKIKDFNSSLSIYPILDNITHYSVHRYFCEVELSSIKNEIQQIKEDMYNKSEYAPGGRDSVSWPITVPESYKPRNKFDVINWVYFTETHIFFQDEFSNVKILIGADKQDIQSIIKTAVVKLNEIYGNRYLYSHLINGYRKFDPIRGMEYILDLALIDRLSSNESSYHNTSKTVEKRLFLVRPLGEVEFVPMPHVEELQRINIVLTLRPNDLDFSTSFLENYVQLQGPPYNKILALTIVFMYEQKPLVQNEDLYAVLKSMLPHYEKQSGKAVNIRAINFSTNGTFTPEFQIMDKISDLLEPNALILTCTVGMLLNSEMLNRVGINTIPGWQVFFPIGFWQYKPNIIYNKKPFPINFEFNSRTGHYDVLSYEHGSFYNSDYKDARKSFSIEELMKYDLYEMFVRYDKVHVFRAVEPDFKHYYMQLDCPVNIPTQFYERCLERKSLNLATRAQLAKRIFQFQEKRNSQNKTQTQS from the exons ATGAGGTTGACAAGATTGTCTAGAAAAACAATAAGATACCTTCGGAAAAGAAAGACTTTTCTTAGGGTTTTCATGGCTGGGTTTTTGTTGGGTACAATAGTTACTTGTTTTTTTGACTATTATGAACCAGATGAGTGTAAAAAACTTTTAGCAAATAttagtgaagaaaaaaatactgaaaatTTTGAACCATATGTGCTCCAATATGTTAACCATACAAGTGCtgaaccttttttaaaaaaacgtaaTCGACCAATATTTGCTGCTACAGAACTAAATATTAGGGAGAAACTGTTTATTGCTGTGCTATCATCAGAACAAAGTCTCAATACCTTGGGTGTTGCAATCAATAAAAGTATAGGGCATTATAAAGCTaaagttgctttttttgttGATAGAAAATCCTCTATTGTACCCAATGGAATGTTGCTGGTGAACTTTAATGATGGTTATAAACAATATTTGCCTTTCAATACCCTGAAGTATATGATCAAAGAATTTGGATCTTGGTATGACTACTATATGCTACTTTCTGATAGAGGATATATTCGTGCTGAAAATGTATTCAACTTTGTTAGTCATATCAGTGTGAGCAAGCAGGTCTATCTTGGATCACCTACCATAAAAGATGGCAATACAATATTGTGTGCATTAGAAGGAGGAATACTTCTTTCACAA TCTTTCTTAGATCAGATAAACAGTAGCCTTAAGTGGTGCATAGCAAATAGCAACAGCACTGATGAAAGTGTCAATTTAGGTCGATGTTTGTTTCATGCTTTAAGAAAGGATTGTCAGAATTCTACTTAT AGTAAACTGTATGCTTCATATCACCTCCAAAGTTTTAACTTCACTAAAGATATAGACAgtcttgcaaaaataaaagacttcAACAGTTCGTTGTCTATTTATCCCATTTTGGACAATATTACTCATTACTCAGTTCATAG ATATTTCTGTGAAGTTGAACTAAgttcaataaaaaatgaaatacaacAGATTAAAGAGGATATGTATAATAAAAGTGAATATGCACCAGGTGGTAGAGATAGTGTTTCCTGGCCAATAA ctGTCCCAGAATCTtacaaaccaagaaataaattTGATGTTATAAATTGGGTTTATTTCACTGAAACACACATATTTTTTCAAGATGAGTTTTCCAATGTAAAAATTTTGATAG GAGCTGACAAGCAGGACATTCAAAGCATTATCAAAACTGCTGTTGTTAAACTTAATGAGATCTATGGCAACAGATACCTCTACTCCCATCTCATTAATGGATACAGGAAATTCGACCCAATTAGAGGTATGGAGTATATCCTTGACCTTGCCTTGATAGACAGACTGTCAAGTAATGAATCAAGTTATCATAATACATCTAAAACTGTTGAGAAGAGGCTTTTCCTTGTCAGACCTCTTGGAGAG GTAGAATTTGTGCCAATGCCCCATGTTGAAGAATTACAAAGAATTAACATTGTTTTGACCTTAAGACCTAATGATCTAGACTTCAGCACATCGTTTCTGGAGAATTATGTTCAGTTGCAG GGGCCCCCTTACAACAAAATACTAGCACTGACTATAGTTTTTATGTATGAGCAAAAGCCTCTAGTCCAAAATGAAGATCTTTATGCAGTGTTAAAATCTATGTTACCTCACTATGAAAAACAAAGTGGAAAAGCTGTAAATATAAGAGCCATCAACTTCAGCACAAATGGCACATTTACACCAGAATTCCAAATAATGGACAAG ataagtgATCTACTTGAACCAAATGCTTTGATACTTACATGTACAGTTGGCATGTTGTTAAATTCTGAAATGTTAAATCGAGTTGGTATCAACACTATTCCAGGCTGGCAAGTATTTTTTCCAATAGGTTTTTGGCAATATAAgccaaatattatttataacaaGAAGCCATTTCcaataaactttgaatttaATAGTAGAACAGGGCATTATGATGTATTGTCTTATGAGCATGGAAGTTTCTACAATTCTGATTACAAAGATGCTAGGAAGTCATTTTCCATTGAAgagttaatgaaatatgattTATACGAGATGTTTGTTAGGTATGACAAAGTTCATGTCTTTAGAGCAGTGGAGCCAGATTTCAAACATTATTACATGCAGTTAGATTGTCCAGTTAACATTCCCACTCAATTTTATGAAAGATGTCTTGAAAGAAAATCACTGAACTTGGCAACTCGAGCACAATTAGCCAAAAGGATTTTTCAATTTCAGGAAAAAAGAAACTCACAgaataaaacacaaacacaatctTGA
- the LOC106073785 gene encoding cobalamin binding intrinsic factor-like — translation MCGKSCLIILCMFIATEFVAHAQLSSKKRKNQCEFEQPDCGFCGKRINVTLIARNTIREPLFEVTADVTRVHKRELLSFLEIAAQTASEFKFVVSNAGSGYQVESINGLPRSNEEQWQILSNDIPLECGVSNYITRSDDTIVFNFTSTLQ, via the exons ATGTGCGGCAAAAGTTGTTTGATCATCTTATGCATGTTTATTGCCACAGAGTTCGTGGCACATGCGCAGTTATCCTCAAAGAAAAG AAAAAACCAATGCGAGTTTGAACAACCTGATTGTGGATTTTGTGGTAAACGTATTAACGTCACTCTGATAGCCAGAAACACAATTAGGGAGCCGTTGTTTGAAGTGACTGCAGACGTTACCAGAGTCCACAAGAGAGAGCTGCTGTCTTTTCTTGAAATAGCTGCTCAGACAGCCAGTGAATTTAA ATTTGTTGTGAGCAATGCGGGCAGTGGCTACCAAGTCGAGTCCATTAATGGACTGCCAAGATCTAACGAGGAACAGTGGCAAATTTTGTCTAACGATATTCCTTTGGAGTGTG GTGTGAGCAACTATATTACCAGAAGTGATGACACCATTGTGTTTAATTTTACATCAACATTACAATAA